In Melitaea cinxia chromosome 4, ilMelCinx1.1, whole genome shotgun sequence, a single genomic region encodes these proteins:
- the LOC123670145 gene encoding zinc transporter 9 — protein sequence MILLHSVASKFCAKFGRQYTPLKSYHTLCFASYRIIHRESIFAIHRNKKINKNIYSSAIFYDKSEVDSKGVPDKLNEIVKDKHNTLKEKSLGDIIVKTETDADNVVTKVTIEKAKPKGIEENVNQVIAPPKKKRLLIDFSASYTERNFITPMRAMTEYLLKQSDLEMLPKVLRRSPYESEPPITVYYRKDVEAKAIEIWGSKEALDKELLRRELDRRRYEQDVFTVKRRLRNYRREMGHKRLKHGVEEMGLKTVSGRVVLTAVGINGCNFLFKLCAWLYTGSHSLFSECIHSLADTVNQLILAYGIHKSVQIADPDHPYGYTNMRYVSSLISGVGIFCVGCGLSFYHGVTGILDPQPLHDYYWAYFVLGGAVVSEGATLMVALNAIRKGAKEANMSLYEYVMRSSDPSVNVVLFEDTAAVAGVVVAGSCMAISQYTGSPLPDAIGCILVGTLLGGVASFIILSNVGALIGRSIPQEQLDEINSVLERDFMIRAIHDVKGIDIGSNLIRYKAEVDFDGRALTRSYLEKHDLNLLLDDMKKVESIDDVEAFLLKHGENIVDMLGGEIDRIELKLRKKFPQIRHCDLEIL from the exons atgattttactaCATTCAGTTGCCTCGAAGTTTTGTGCAAAATTTGGTCGTCAATATACTCCGCTGAAATCTTACCATACATTATGTTTTGCATCTTACCGCATTATACACCGTGAAAGTATTTTCGCAattcatagaaataaaaaaataaacaaaaacatttattcttctgcaattttttatgataaaagtgAAGTGGACTCTAAAGGTGTCCCAGATAAATTGAATGAAATAGtaaaagataaacataatacacTTAAAGAGAAATCTTTAGGTGATATAATAGTTAAGACTGAAACAGACGCGGACAATGTTGTTACTAAAGTAACTATTGAAAAAGCTAAACCGAAGGGAATTGAGGAAAATGTTAATCAAGTGATTGCCCCTCCAA agAAAAAGAGGCTATTAATAGATTTTTCGGCGTCATACACAGAGAGGAACTTTATAACACCCATGAGAGCTATGACAGAATACTTGTTGAAGCAGTCGGACTTGGAAATGTTGCCTAAAGTTTTAAGGAGATCTCCGTATGAATCCGAACCACCTATAACTGTTTATTATAGAAAAGATGTCGAAGCTAAAGCTATTGAG ATTTGGGGTTCGAAAGAAGCTCTTGATAAAGAATTATTAAGAAGAGAATTAGATAGAAGGAGATATGAGCAAG atGTGTTTACCGTTAAAAGAAGACTTAGGAATTATAGAAGAGAAATGGGTCACAAAAGGTTAAAGCATGGTGTCGAGGAAATGGGCTTAAAAACAGTGTCTGGGAGAGTTGTACTTACCGCTGTTGGAAT AAATGGGTGCAACTTTCTTTTTAAGCTTTGTGCGTGGTTATACACTGGATCACACAGTTTATTTTCTGAATGCATACATTCCCTTGCTGATACTGTAAACCAACTTATTTTAGCATATGGCATACACAAGTCTGTACAA ATTGCAGATCCTGACCATCCATATGGCTACACAAACATGAGGTATGTGTCATCACTGATATCCGGTGTTGGCATATTTTGTGTAGGCTGTGGCTTGTCTTTCTACCACGGAGTCACTGGAATCCTAGATCCCCAGCCTCTTCATGATTACTACTGG GCTTATTTTGTTCTTGGAGGAGCTGTTGTTTCTGAAGGGGCTACTTTGATGGTAGCCTTAAATGCCATTAGGAAAGGCGCAAAAGAAGCAAACATGTCTTTGTATGAGTATG ttATGCGCAGCTCGGATCCATCGGTAAATGTAGTTTTGTTTGAGGATACAGCAGCAGTTGCAGGGGTTGTCGTAGCTGGTAGTTGCATGGCGATATCACAATATACGGGAAGCCCATTGCCAGATGCAATTGGTTGTATTTTAGTTGGGACACTGCTTGGAGGAGTGGCTTCCTTTATCATACTTAGTAATGTTGGTGCTCTAATTGGAag ATCTATTCCACAAGAACAATTAGATGAAATTAATAGTGTGTTAGAAAGAGATTTTATGATACGAGCAATACATGATGTAAAGGGTATAGACATAGGAAGTAATCTTATACGATATAAG gctgAGGTTGATTTCGATGGTAGAGCTTTAACTAGATCATACCTAGAAAAACATGACTTAAACCTATTGTTAGAT GATATGAAAAAAGTAGAGAGCATAGATGACGTAGAGGCATTTCTATTAAAACACGGAGAAAATATTGTTGACATGTTAGGTGGGGAAATTGACAGAATAGAATTGAAATTGAGG aaaaAGTTTCCACAAATTCGCCACTGTGATTTAGAGAttctataa